A window of the Aspergillus flavus chromosome 6, complete sequence genome harbors these coding sequences:
- a CDS encoding uncharacterized protein (expressed protein): protein MPISVQLGSPGMTSERDVHIGQSLCVLCRQAATIGSYILDQKSHTVPDCKYLCGRCSYSLYSMVWFYTACYDVLQNSYEPFEKPTTKDL from the exons ATGCCGATATCAGTTCAACTAGGTTCACCAGGAATGACTTCCGAACGAGACGTTCACATTGGACAGTCTTTATGCGTGCTGTGCAGACAAGCTGCAACTATTGGATCATATATCCTTG ATCAAAAATCGCATACTGTTCCTGACTGTAAATATCTATGCGGACGCTGTTCCTATTCGCTGTACTCTATGGTCTGGTTTTATACAGCGTGCTACGACGTTCTGCAGAATAGCTACGAGCCCTTCGAGAAGCCTACTACCAAAGATCTATGA